From the genome of Triticum aestivum cultivar Chinese Spring chromosome 3B, IWGSC CS RefSeq v2.1, whole genome shotgun sequence, one region includes:
- the LOC123068214 gene encoding uncharacterized protein has translation MTVIDFIDLSDHDIIDLSSSDDETVQEVLIATQHRAASLDKQDVFVLAGEGSRGVQAVFVAAGEGSQNEQAVFVAASEGSQDRQAMFVAASEGRQEASEPVHALEATASSMIMEEAPLLAASEGTQDVHAVSVAATEGRQETTESGHALEATAKSVSVKRKYRKKNYHTDTPRRSPRLIQMGECCIGPVEEPAADHKRSHTLGPAEESAASTDPAETAVLTMTHVGSTSCFCSPTSTTLLSLTSTTPKAQTSEGGDAKSVSVNAKCHKNYHTDTPRRSPRLIQMGECFTSPVEEPTADHKRSRTLRPAEESAAFINSAETVVLALPHAGSTNCLRSPTSATFPSPISTSPKAVTSEDGDAKLVRAKAKHIERNYHILSLVREKPPLGLTSSSPKALSSQGGDAKLVTGKVKCRRKNYRPCKLTLVD, from the exons ATGACAGTAATAGATTTCATAGATCTGAGTGATCATGATATTATTGACTTGAGCAGCAGCGATGACGAGACTGTTCAGGAGGTTCTAATTGCAACTCAGCACCGGGCAGCGTCGCTTGATAAGCAGGATGTGTTTGTCCTAGCTGGTGAAGGAAGCCGAGGGGTGCAGGCCGTGTTTGTTGCAGCTGGTGAAGGAAGTCAGAATGAGCAGGCCGTGTTTGTTGCAGCCAGTGAAGGAAGTCAAGATAGGCAGGCTATGTTTGTTGCAGCTAGTGAAGGAAGGCAAGAGGCTTCTGAGCCCGTACATGCTTTGGAAGCTACCGCATCGTCCATGATTATGGAGGAAGCACCTCTCCTTGCAGCTAGTGAAGGAACTCAAGATGTGCATGCTGTGTCTGTTGCAGCAACTGAAGGAAGGCAAGAGACTACTGAGTCCGGACATGCTTTGGAAGCAACCGCCAAGTCAGTGAGTGTGAAAAGGAAATATCGTAAGAAGAACTACCATACCGACACTCCTAGGAGAAGTCCTAGGCTTATACAGATGGGTGAATGTTGTATCGGTCCTGTGGAAGAGCCAGCAGCCGACCACAAGAGGTCTCACACGCTCGGGCCAGCAGAAGAATCAGCTGCCTCTACCGACCCAGCTGAAACGGCTGTCCTCACTATGACACATGTTGGATCAACGAGTTGTTTTTGCTCTCCAACATCAACGACACTCCTCA GCCTGACTTCCACCACTCCGAAAGCTCAGACTTCTGAAGGTGGCGACGCAAAGTCAGTGAGTGTGAATGCAAAATGTCATAAGAACTACCATACCGACACTCCTAGGAGAAGTCCTAGGCTTATACAGATGGGTGAATGTTTTACCAGTCCTGTGGAAGAGCCAACAGCCGACCACAAGAGGTCTCGCACGCTCAGGCCAGCAGAAGAATCAGCTGCCTTTATCAACTCAGCTGAAACGGTTGTCCTCGCTCTGCCACATGCTGGATCAACGAATTGTCTTCGCTCTCCAACATCAGCGACATTCCCCA GCCCGATTTCCACCAGTCCTAAAGCTGTGACTTCTGAAGATGGCGATGCAAAGCTGGTGAGAGCGAAGGCGAAACATATTGAGAGGAACTACCATATCTTGTCCTTGGTTAGGGAAAAACCACCTCTTG GCCTGACTTCCAGCAGTCCGAAGGCTCTGTCCTCACAAGGTGGTGATGCAAAGCTGGTGACCGGGAAGGTGAAATGTCGTAGGAAGAACTACCGACCCTGCAAACTAACTCTAGTTGACTGA